CCTTCAATGCGGCATTTGCTGAAGGACGGGAAGCTGAGCTGGGTACGCTGGAACCGGGTAAGCTTGCGGATATGATCGCAGTAGACAGAAATCTTCTTACTGTGAGCGCCGAGGAGCTCCTCTGTGCGGAGGTTTTGCTAACCATCGTGAATGGCAAAGTCGTTTATAAATATTCTTAACCAGTACTGCAGTATGCGGTCTGTGCATGCGAACTGTACAGACCCATATTATTTTTTATGGAATAAGAAATTTCTTATTCCATAAAAGGGGGAACCTCTCATGTTCGAAGCAAAAGGAGAAAATATGGAAAATATATTTAGAACTGGAAACGCAAAATCCATCAGTACGAAAATACTTCTTATTTTAACCCTTATGGTGATTGGAATCACAGTGCTGATTGGAACCTTTAGTATTGTGGAGCACAGAAAAGAGGTAATCGCCCAGAAAGCGGGTAAGTCAGAGGCGATTGGAAGCATTGTGGCTGCGAATACAAACCCCGAAAAACTGAAAGCATTAATTGCTTCAGATAAAGAGACAGACTATTACCCTGAAATAAAGCAAGTTCTGTCAGACATCAAAACAGCCACTGATGTAAAATATCTTGTTGTGGTTGCATCGAATCCAGAAGATAAAACGATGCGGTATCTTGCAGAAGGGCAGAAGGCAGATGACAACCCAGATGACATCTTCCCCTTCAATACTACTACCGCTTATTCTGATTTCTTTAAAAATGAAAAGGATGGAGACATCTTCGAATCTGCATTTGAAAAAGGCGAAGTTTACAACTACGGCATGTATGAAGATGCTGACTTTGGCTACCTGATGACAGTTTTTATTCCAATTCTGGATGCAAACGGCAAGACCGTTGCCATGGTGGGCGTGGATCTGGATGCCAACGATATCGTAAGAGAAGCCAATGAGCTGATGTATCTGCTGATTGGCATTGCAGCGGCAGGTATTCTTATCATGGTGATTACGTCCCGATATCTGATCAAAAGAACCATAATACTGCCCTTGAAGAATCTCGTCGCTGCGTCGGATTCACTGGCGGCAGGAGATGTTAATGCAACAGTAGACAGCAGCCAGGACGACGAAATCGGACAGCTGGCCAGTGCTTTTCGGAAAATGATTGAGCACATCAGGGAGCAGGCTGGGGCGGCAGAACAGATTGCGGCGGGGGATCTTAATGTAGCGCTTCTCCCGAAATCGGACAAGGATATTCTTTCGATCAGCCTGCTGAATGTGGTGAAGGAACTGAGTCTGCTGACAGAAGAGACGGGAGAGCTGACGAAAGCGGCGTTGGAAGGAAATCTCTCTGCCCGCGGAAATGCCGATGCACTCAGGGGCGGATACCAAAAGATCCTTGGAGAGGTAAATTCGGTCATGGACGCCATCATTACGCCGCTGCAGATTTGCGCTGGATATATGGAAAACATCAGCAAGGGAGAAATCCCTGAGCCGATCATCAATGAATACTATGGCGATTTTGACCGGATCAAAGGCAGCATCAATTCCTGCATCATGGCGGTCAATCTGCTGGTAGAGGACATGAATTCGCTTTCCATGGCGGCCATTGAGGGTCATCTTTCAAGCCGTGCCGACACTGCTGGACACAGCGGCAAGTTCTTAGAAGTAGTAGAAGGAGTCAATGCGACGTTAGATACCATCGCCGGACCGCTGCAAATGGCTGCTTCTTATCTGAGTGAGATTGGAAAGGGCCAGATTCCGGAACGGATTACAGACAGCTACCGTGGTGATTTCAACAGCATTAAGGACAGCATCAATTCCTGCATCGACGGTCTTGACGGTCTTGTGGAAGGGAAGCAGGTTCTGGCCAGAATGAGCCAGAACGATTATACGGCAAGAGTAGAAGGGAACTATCAGGGAATCTTCAGCGAGACTGCCGCCTCCATCAATCATGTGGGCTCCCATATCAACCATGTCATCGATATCATCAAGCGGGTTGCCGACGGGGACCTCAGCGATCTTGAAACGCTGCTGGCAGACGGAGTACGCAATGAAAACGATGCTCTGATGCCGTCTATTGTACAGATGATTGAGACCATTAAGGATTTGATCGAAGAAACCGTGATCCTGTCTGAAAACGCAGTGAGGGGTAATCTGTCTGCGAGGGGAAATTCCGAAAAATTCAGCGGGGAGTACGGAAACGTGATCAACGGCATTAACAGAACGCTTGAAGCGATCATAGAACCGATACGGGAAGCGTCCGATGTTTTGAAGGAGGTGGCAAAAGGTAACCTCAATACAAAAATGAACGGAAGCTATCACGGCGACCACGCCGAAATCAAGCACGCGCTTAATGGAACCGTGGAAAATCTCCAAAGTTATGTCGGAGAAATCTCCAGCGTGCTTGCGGATATGGGAAACGGAAACCTGGATCAGTCTATTACTGCGGAATATAAAGGAGACTTTGTAGAAATCAAAGATTCTTTGAATAACATCAGCAATTCTCTGTCCCATGCGCTTCGGGAGATCAGCCAGGCGGCTGACGAAGTGGCGTCGGGCGCAAGGCAGGTTTCCGATGCAAGTCAGGCCCTTTCCCAGGGAACCACTGAACAGGCCAGCACGCTGGAAGAACTTACAGCTTCCATCACGGAAATTGCAAACCAGACCAGGCAGAATGCTGTCAGTGCAAACCAAGCCAATGAATTCTCGGAAAACGCAAAAACGAACGGGCAAAAGGGAAATGAACAGATGCGTGAAATGCTTGGATCCATGGAGGATATTAGCGCATCCTCCACCAATATTTCTAAGATCATCAAAGTCATTGACGATATTGCGTTCCAGACCAACATTCTGGCTCTTAACGCCGCAGTGGAGGCTGCCAGAGCCGGACAGCACGGAAAAGGCTTCGCTGTTGTAGCGGAAGAGGTGCGAAACCTGGCCGCAAGGAGTGCCGCCGCTGCAAGAGAGACGACAGAGCTTATCGAGGGGTCCATCGGCAGGGTTGAAAACGGAACGGCGCTTGCCAACGCAACTGCGGCGGCGCTGTCTGAAATCGCCTCCGGTATTGAAAAGTCTGCCGATTTGATCGGAAGCATATCCGATGCATCCAGTGAGCAGGCTGCGGGAATTGAACAGATCAATGTGGGAATCAGGCAGATTGCTCAGGTGGTGCAGAACAATTCCGCAACCGCTGAGGAGAGTGCGGCGGCAAGTGAGGAACTGTCGGGACAGGCAGAAATATTGAAGCAGATGGTCGGTAGATTTCAGCTTAAGAAAACCGCTGCTTATCAAATAGACACCGTGGAGCGGCTGTTCACGGATACGGAAGCGAACAAGAATTCCAGCGATCCCTATGGCAAAATGAAAGCAAAGCCCGGATTCCTCCCGATGGATCAGGAAAACAATAAATATTAACAGAGATACAGGAAACCCCGGTGGCAAACTGGCTGCTACATTTTTCGTATAAATCTCCTTCTCTAAAATATAATGTAAAAGAATATATTTGGATAGGACTGTCTGCGGCATCAAGCCCGGATGGTCTTAGAATAAGGAGGATACCATGGAAATGATATGGAAAAATATGAAGGGCTTTTTATTTGCGCTGCTTCTTTTTATTATCATGACACTGGCAGTCAGCGCTGTGGTTAAGTTTACTCCGGCTCCTGAAAGATGGGCGATATACTATATGATCGGCGTCCTTTGCATCAGCTGCCTATTTTTAGGAACGTATTTCGGTAATCACTACAAGAAAAGAGGGTTTCTATACGGTGCCCTGTATTCCATCATTTTTCTGCTGGTTTTATCAGCAATCTATATGCTTGCTTTCTCCACGGGATTAGAATTGGGACTCGGTATGACAAGGTATATCATTCCGCTGCTTTTTGGCTGCGTCGGAGGAATGATTGGGGTAAATATGCGCGGTTAGCATGTTTCTGAGAGGAATACATAGACGGAATTTCCACCTTTTGTTATGATTTTGCTTGTAGGGACACAGAATAAGTAGTAAAATATTTTGTAATATAAATCAGACATACTATTTGTATTACAATATTACAGCATAAGAATAGAAGGTGAAAAGTACAATGAAGAAGGTATTGGCAGTATTATTGACGATCCTGATCATCTTTGGCTGGTATGTTACGATATTCGGCATCGGTTCCTTTGCGCCGATTAAGGACCAGATAAAGTTGGGTCTTGATTTGTCAGGCGGGGTCTATGTCGTAATGGAAGCGCAGACCGATGCAACCGGGGATGATTTAAAAAAGCTTATGTCGCAGACACAGGCTGTTATTGAGCGAAGAGTAAACCAACTAGGGTTGTCTGAGCCAGTCGTTACCATAGAAGGGAATAACCGGATAAGGGTGGAACTTCCAGGGGCTGAAGATGCGGATGAAGCAATCAACGCTATTGGGAAAACTGCACAGCTGCAGTTTGTCATGTCTGATAAAACAATTGTTTTAGACGGCAGTCAAGTAAAGGATGCCGGTATTATTTCGGATCAGGAAAGTGGTGGCTATGCCATCCGGCTTGAGTTCAATAAAGAAGGTTCTGAAGCTTTTAAAGACGCAACTACAAAGATCATAAACCATGAAGTCACTTCGCAGATAGACGGAGTTCCTGATGGTGCAATTATGATTATTCTGGACGGAGAAGTAATTTCATCTCCCGTTGTTCAAAGCATCATCCCCAACGGAGAAGCAACGATTACAGCGGGTGGAAGAGGTGGCTTTGGCGAAGAGGAAGCGACCAGTCTCTCTGCGTTGATTCGCGGCGGAGCGCTCCCTGTGGCATTAAAAGAGGTACAAACCTCTGTTGTTGGACCAACACTTGGTCTTGACGCACTGCAAATGAGTCTGATCGCAGGAGCAATCGGTGTAGCTCTAATCTTTATTTTATTGATCGCTATGTACCGTATTATGGGTGTAGCTGCAAATCTTGCACTGCTTCTCTATATACTTATTGTATTCTGGGTGATCGTTGCCATGAGAGGCGTACTCACGCTTCCTGGTATTGCCGGTTTGATTCTTTCCATCGGTATGGCTGTTGATGCGAATGTTATAATATTTGCCAGAATCAAAGAAGAAGTTATTAATGGAAAGTCCATCCGTGTAGCGGTATCCTCAGGATTTAAAAGAGCCATGTCAACCATTATTGACTCTCAGATAACCACCATTATTGCGGGTATCGTTCTGTATCAGCTTGGATCAGGTTCTGTCAAAGGGTTTGCCATGACACTGATGATCGGTATTATTGCAAGTATCTTTACTGCGGTTGTAGTAACCCAGCTTTATATGGAACTCATCTCAGAGAATAAGACCCTTGCAACTATGAGAAACTTCGGTATAAAAACGGATGAAAAGAAACCATTTGTTGAAGTCAGCTTTATAAAACATAAGAAGATTTTCTACATCGTATCTGTGGCAATTATAGTTCTTGGTCTCGGAGTTGGTATGGTCAGAGGCTTCAATTACGGAATTGACTTTACCGGTGGTACCATGTTCCAGATTAATATGGGCGCGGAAACAAACGTATCTGAATTGAAAAATGTCCTAAAAGATAGTGGAATAGACGATGCAGAGATTGTTCATGCAGGCAAAGAAAACAATGAAATAATCATCAAAACAGTTCAAGCGCTTGACTCTGATGCAAGAGAAGTGGTATTAAACAATCTCTTTGATAAGTTTAATTTGACAGAGGACTCTGTATTATCGGTGGAACAGTTTGGGCCGTCTGTCGGTGACATGCTGAAGGCGAATGCGATCAAAGCAGTGATTATCGCATCCATCGGTATGCTGATTTACATCATTATTCGATTTGAATGGAAATTCGGCTTGGCTGCAATTACCTCTGTAGTTCATGATGTATTGATACTCGTTGCATTTTATGGTTTATTCAATGTCACTGTGAACAACCCATTTATCGCGGCGGTGCTGACTCTGGTGGGATACTCGATTAATGATACCATCGTAGTATTCGACCGAATCCGTGAAAATCTTGGTATCATGAAGAAAAACAAATTGGATGAATTGATTGATACCAGTATTAAGCAGACTCTCGTGCGATCCTTAATGACATCGCTAACAACTGTACTGGCTATCATTCCGCTTTATGTTCTGGGCGGAGAGACCATACGCCAATTTACCTTGCCGTTGATCGTCGGTATTATCGCTGGTGCGGCATCCTCTATCTTTATAGCGAGCCCCGTATATTATGATCTGTGTCAGATCACCGGCGGTCCGAAATATAGAGCAAAAAAAAGCAAGAGTAAGGACTAATTTATGGAGATAATGGAGCAATTCTTATCGGACCTTCTGCAGATCAACCCGAATATCAATATCGAACTGATCAGGAGGGCTTACCAAAAAGCAGAAGAATTTCATGAAGGACAATTAAGAAAATCGGGTGAACCATATTTGGTTCACCCTGTTGAAGTTGCTAAAATCCTGGCGGAATTGGGCATGGACGAAAACACCATCGTCGCAGGGCTCCTTCATGATACGGTTGAGGATACCTCTTATTCAGAAGCAGAACTGAAGTCTGATTTTGGAGAAGAGGTAGCGCTCCTTGTAGACGGTGTGACGAAGCTGGGCAGCCTTGTTTTTGAAAGCAAAGAAGAACGACAAGCGGAAAATCTAAGAAAGATGTTTCTTGCCATGTCAAAAGATATCCGCGTTTTGATCATCAAGCTTTCGGACAGGCTCCACAATCTCAGAACCATCAACTATATGAGTGAAGAGCAGATCAGGGATAAGTGCAAGGAAACACTGGAAATTTATGCGCCTCTAGCTAGCAGGCTCGGTATCTATACCATGAAGTTTGAGCTTGAGGATATTGCGTTGAAACATCTTGATCCGGAAGCCTACTATGATCTAGTCAGCCAGGTGAAATCCAAAAAGCAGCAGCGTGAAGACTATATCAATAAAGTAATCGCTGAGATCAAGGAGAGCCTTGACGACTTGAAAATACCTTATGAGATTACGGGCCGTTCCAAGCATTTTTACAGCATCTATCGAAAGATGAAGTATCAAAATAAACAGATGGAAGAAATTTTTGATCTGACCGCGGTGCGTATAATCGTTGAGAGTGTGAAAGACTGCTATGCGGTACTTGGTGTGGTTCATACCATGTGGAAGCCTATTCCTGGGAGATTTAAGGATTACATAGCAATGCCCAAGACAAACCGCTATCAATCCTTGCATACCACCGTCATCGGCGACAACGGTGATCCGTTTGAAATCCAGATCAGATCCTATGAAATGCACAGGGTTGCAGAATACGGTATCGCAGCCCATTGGAAATACAAGGAAGGTGTCTCTCAGGACAAGGAAGAAAGTAAACTCGCATGGCTGAGGCAGACCTTGGAATGGCAGAAAGACCTGAATGATCCCAAAGAATTTATGGAAACACTGAAGGTGGATCTATTCTCCAATCAGGTTTTCGTATTCACCCCCAAGGGCGATGTCATAGAACTTCCGGCAGGCTCTACACCGCTGGATTTTGCTTTTAAAATCCATTCAGCCATCGGCGTCAAATGTATCGGTGCCAAGGTGAACGGGAAAATGGTTCCCATCGACCATACGCTGAAAAATGGAAATATTGTTGAGATTGTAACATCATCCAACAGCAAAGGCCCCAGCATTGACTGGCTGAAGATCGCGCAAAGCAGCAATGCCAGAAATAAGATCAGGCAGTGGCTGAAAAAAGAAAATAAATCTGAAAACACGGACAAAGGAAAGGAAATGCTGGAAAAGTACACCAAGAGAAAAGGTTACGACAGCCAGCAGATCATCAAGAGCTCCTATATCAATCGATGTGCGAAGGCCTTTAATCTAGCTTCTGCGGATGACCTTTATACGGCGATCGGTTCCGGAGGCGTTCTTCTGAGCAAGGTTGTTACCATGCTGCTTGGGTATTATCATGAGGATAAGCAGGCAGAACTCAGAAGAAAGGAAAAAACAGAACAAGCTGAAGAAAATAAGAAAAAGCAGAAGAAGAAAGAGCAGACAGGGGTTACCGTTAAAGGCGTTGATAATCTGCTGATCCGCTTCTCCAAATGCTGCAATCCGGTTCCTGGTGATGAAATTATTGGCTTCATTACAAAAGGCAGGGGAATTTCCGTCCACAGAAAAGACTGTATCAATGTGCTCACGCTGCCGGAAGAAGAGCTTCAGCGAACCATTGAGGTTGAATGGGATAAACAGAAAGATAATATGTCCTACGATACCGATATTAATATTCTGGCCGAGGACAGAAAGGGGCTATTCTCCGATTTGTCAAGAGTATGCGAAGATATGGATGTCCATATCGCAGGGGTCAATGCAAAGAGTGCAAAGGATGGAATTATAAACATTACAATGACGTTGTCCATTACCAATACCGGGCAGATCGAAAAGGTGCTGCGATCTTTGCGCAGCGTACAGGGGGTAGCTGACGTTTATCGTGCTATTACCTAGCAATTTGTCATTCGGTAAGATAAAAATCAAAAGGAGTATTTATGCGCGCAGTAGTACAGCGAGTCGTGAAAGCAGATGTAACAGTTGAAGAAAAGGTAACCGGCGCCATTGATCAGGGCTTGATGGTTCTGCTTGGCGTGGAGGATGAGGATGATACAGCTGATGCGGTTTATCTGGCGGATAAAATAGCCGGTTTGCGCATTTTTGAAGACGAAGATGGAAAAATGAATCTGTCCGTAAAGGATGTTGGCGGATCTTTGCTGACAGTGTCGCAGTTTACCTTATTCGGAGATTGCAGAAAAGGAAAGAGACCCAGTTTTATCAAAGCAGCGAGACCTGAAAAAGCAATTGAATTATATAGAAAATTTGTGGACTTGTGCAAGGAACAGGGACTTCCTGTTGAAGAAGGAATATTCCAGGCCGAGATGTTGGTTAGAATATACAACGACGGGCCTGTAACGATATTGTTAGATAGTAAGAAGACCTTTTAGGAAAGTTATCAAAGTGAGGAAAAAAAATGATCTTAAAAAAATTTCTGAGCGGCCCTTTGGCCGTTAACTGTTATGTAGCCGCGGATGAAGCAACAAAAAAGGCTTTTATAGTAGATCCAGGTGGACATAATGCCGATATGGTCAACTATATAAGAGAAAACAAATTACAAATTGAATATATTATCCTGACGCATGGACATGGGGATCATATTGGCGGAGTGCCTGCAGCGTTAGAGGAGTATCCAGGTTCCAAACTGGTGGCCTGTCTTCATGAAAAGGCAATTCTTGAGGATCCTAATATGAATATGTCAAAGATGACTGGCGGAGTGGCTTTATCTCTGAAAGCTGATCATTATGTTACAGACGGTCAGTCACTGAAGGTAGGAGATCTGAATCTTGAATTTCTCCATACACCCGGACACACGCCGGGTGGAATGTGTATTTATGTAGGTGATGCTGTGTTCAGCGGGGATACGTTGTTTCTGCAGTCCATTGGAAGAACAGATTTTCCAGGTTCCTCCTATTTGGCAATCAAGGAATCGATAGAGAATAAACTTTTTACGCTTCCAGATGATACCACAGTACTGCCTGGACATATGGCGCCTACTACCATTGGTTTTGAGAAGGAGAACAATCCTTTTGTATAAAATAAAGCTGCCCCGGGAAATCAATCAATATGAGCTTGAAGAGCTGGTTAAGGTATTCCTGAAAGCAGGCGAATATACATTTATAACTGAGCCAAATACCGTTGATACAACTGATGCAAACACTTCTGGTGAAATAGAGCCAAATGCCGACGCGCTGAACCAAGTCACCTCCGTTGCGAACGGGAACCCAAAACCAGAAGCTGATGTTCTGATTTCTGTTCCCAGTGACCCAGATTTTACAGTTAGAACGGGAGATCAGGAAAATAAGAACAAGCTAAAAGCAGAGGAAAAACCTGAGAAAAATTCTAAGAATCAAATGAAGCGGTTTTTGTTTCGCGAACTGGAGCGACTTACCGGAACAACGCCAGATTGGGGAATTCTTACGGGTGTAAGGCCCGTCAAACTTGCAGGGGAGCTGCTTCAGCGGGAAGGAAGTCTCAAAGAAGTCAGAGAAATTTTAAGTGCGGACTATTTTCTGGCAGAAGAAAAAATTCAGCTTTTGATTGATATTGTTGATTGCCAGAAACAGATCGTAAAGCAGAGTCCGAGTGAGGCCATCGGCCTTTATATTGGAATTCCTTTCTGTCCCACCCGATGTGTATATTGTTCTTTCCCGTCTAATCAGGGCAAACCGGAACAGATTGAAGCATATCTGGAAGCATTGCATCAGGAAATCGCATATACTGCAGAAAATATGAGGAAAAAAGGTTGGTATCCGGAAACGATCTATATCGGCGGCGGAACACCAACCACCCTTCTGCCAGAACAATTGGACAGGCTGTTGTACCATGTTTATGAGGCTTTTGATTTAAGCAAACTCAGAGAGTTTACCGTTGAAGCGGGAAGGCCTGATACCATTACGCCTGAGAAGTTAGCGGTGATCAAGAAGTACAAGATTGATCGGATCAGCATCAATCCCCAGTCCATGAATGCGTTGACTTTGGAGAGAATCGGCAGAAATCACAGCCCAGAGGATATTAAAGAAGCATTCCGAATGGCGAGAGCGGCGGGGATTCCTCAGATCAATACCGATCTTATAGCAGGGCTGCCGGATGAGTCGGAAGCGGATTTTGTTACTACTCTGGAGCAGATCCTCGATTTAGCCCCTGAAAACATTACGATCCACACATTGGCCTTGAAGAGAGCCTCAAAACTGAAGGAAATCGACAGCGAATTCAATTATAAACAAGGAAAAAAAGTAAGGGCTATGCTGGATCAGGCAAAAGAAATGCTTGACCGCGGCGGCTTTCATCCTTATTATTTATATCGGCAGAAGCAGATGACCGGAAATTTTGAAAACGTCGGCTACGCCAAAGAAAATACAGAGGGAATCTACAACATTCGGATTATGGAAGAAGCCCAGACCATCATTGCTCTGGGAGCCGGAGGCATCTCAAAAGCCTGGTATCCGGAGGAAAATCGCCTGGAGCGGATTCCCAATGTTTCAAATTATGAAATCTATATAGAGCGTCTGGATGAAATGCTGCAGAGAAAGACGGACAACTTATTCGAGGAGGTAAAAGAATGTTAACAAACGCACCAAAAGGAACCAAAGACATTCTTCCCAGTCAGGTATATAAATGGCATTATGTAGAAAATGCTTTTCGGGAAGCGTGCGGCAGATATGTATTCAAAGAAATCAGAACGCCTGTTTTTGAGCATACCGAGCTGTTCGCCAGAGGCGTTGGCGATACCACCGATATCGTGGAAAAGCAGATGTATACTTTTGAGGATTATGGGAAAAGAAGTATTACATTGAAGCCGGAGGGAACCTCTCCTGTCGTAAGAGCATTTGTTGAGAACAAATTGTATGCAGATATCCAACCGTCAAAATTTTACTATGTCATTCCATGCTTCCGTTATGAGAAACCCCAATCGGGAAGACTCAGAGAATTTCATCAGATGGGGATCGAGATCTTTGGTACGGACAATATGATGGCCGATGCCGAAGTCATCGGCTTTGCATCAGATTTTCTCAGCGGACTGGGGATTCAGGATCTTGAGCTTCGGATCAACAGCATCGGCTGTCCCAAATGCAGAGAAAACTACCGGAAGGTACTCAGAGCGTTTCTGGCACCAAAATATGATGAACTTTGTGACACCTGTAAAGGCCGATACGAAAAGAATCCCATGAGAATTCTGGACTGTAAATCACCGGTCTGTCAGGAATTGGTCAAGGGAGCACCATTGATGCTGGATTATCTTTGTGATGAATGCAAGACTGCTTTTGATGATTTGAAGACAAATCTCGATGCGATGGGAATCAATTATATCGTTGATCCGGGCATCGTGAGAGGTTTGGATTATTATACAAAGACAGCTTTTGAATTTGTATCAGATAAGATCGGTGCCCAGGGCACTGTTTGCGGAGGCGGTCGTTACGACCACCTCATCGAGCAGATTGGAGGTCCGCCCATTCCGGGAGTAGGATTCGGACTGGGAATTGAACGGCTGCTGCTGATTATGGAGGCCGCAGGAATCTCCATCCCGGAACCTGAAAATCTGGATGTATTCATTGCGGTAATGGGAGAGCGGGCTCGTGTCTTTGGCTTAAAGCTGATGAGGGATCTTCGGAATCAGGGGAT
This genomic window from Clostridiales bacterium contains:
- the hemZ gene encoding coproporphyrinogen dehydrogenase HemZ produces the protein MIPQYCLDIWRLLPLVLRRRTILLYKIKLPREINQYELEELVKVFLKAGEYTFITEPNTVDTTDANTSGEIEPNADALNQVTSVANGNPKPEADVLISVPSDPDFTVRTGDQENKNKLKAEEKPEKNSKNQMKRFLFRELERLTGTTPDWGILTGVRPVKLAGELLQREGSLKEVREILSADYFLAEEKIQLLIDIVDCQKQIVKQSPSEAIGLYIGIPFCPTRCVYCSFPSNQGKPEQIEAYLEALHQEIAYTAENMRKKGWYPETIYIGGGTPTTLLPEQLDRLLYHVYEAFDLSKLREFTVEAGRPDTITPEKLAVIKKYKIDRISINPQSMNALTLERIGRNHSPEDIKEAFRMARAAGIPQINTDLIAGLPDESEADFVTTLEQILDLAPENITIHTLALKRASKLKEIDSEFNYKQGKKVRAMLDQAKEMLDRGGFHPYYLYRQKQMTGNFENVGYAKENTEGIYNIRIMEEAQTIIALGAGGISKAWYPEENRLERIPNVSNYEIYIERLDEMLQRKTDNLFEEVKEC
- a CDS encoding histidine--tRNA ligase codes for the protein MLTNAPKGTKDILPSQVYKWHYVENAFREACGRYVFKEIRTPVFEHTELFARGVGDTTDIVEKQMYTFEDYGKRSITLKPEGTSPVVRAFVENKLYADIQPSKFYYVIPCFRYEKPQSGRLREFHQMGIEIFGTDNMMADAEVIGFASDFLSGLGIQDLELRINSIGCPKCRENYRKVLRAFLAPKYDELCDTCKGRYEKNPMRILDCKSPVCQELVKGAPLMLDYLCDECKTAFDDLKTNLDAMGINYIVDPGIVRGLDYYTKTAFEFVSDKIGAQGTVCGGGRYDHLIEQIGGPPIPGVGFGLGIERLLLIMEAAGISIPEPENLDVFIAVMGERARVFGLKLMRDLRNQGIKAEMDSLGRNIKGQFKYADRLHAKYTVVIGDNELDQNIVSIKNMETSEQKPVSLQEILPTLKAQQNQELQQNQSADFTVDSL